Part of the Leptodactylus fuscus isolate aLepFus1 chromosome 6, aLepFus1.hap2, whole genome shotgun sequence genome, caagacaacGAAGCATgaactccacgaggtgttggaagagttctggagtgatattgatccacgcagtctgaactgcagcccacaattggtcctgtgtagttggcactGGGTCCATGGAGTGGACATTGGTattcacagcatcccataaatactCTATGGGGTTGAGATGGAGCGAGCGGGCAGGCAAATCGAGggttgtgaggtcactggtgtgttcactAAGCTAGTCCCGTGCCACCAACAagcaatgacatgttgcattgtcctgttggtacacagcatccccaccagggagctccaacaccagaaaggggtgtagATGGTCTGCTATAAGTTGCACCTATCGAGCACcggcccaattgcgaccatgtgaacacagcccagtCCACGATGGAGCCACCTCCTgcctggacacgtccctgttggcatgcaggatccatggcttcatggggcataggccacactctcacacgcccattggctctgtacaactggaaccgtgattcatcccaccatgccacatgccgccaaTGTTCCATGGTGCAATGGTGACGGTCGCGGCCCATGCCAGCCTTCGAGGTCTGTGTTGTGGTATCAGCAAAGGGACATGGGTCCAGCGTTGACTGTTGAAGCGTATGTGTTGCAGTTCTCagcatacagtcctggtggaaatgtggTCCTGGCGTCCCACATTCAAATCGGCCaccgatttgacccacagtagtcCGTCAAGAGCCCCGTATGACTCTGCATAGGTGACGTGACGTCTGTTCATCAAACACTCGTGGTCAACCGGTGCGCCACTTTACATGGCTGCCAatgttgtctctgcgatattgcaggtccacccgacACACTGTTGACCTCCTAAACCCAAATTCCTggataatctccaaaatgctacagtgttggccaaaagtatttgcacccctgcaattctgtcagataatactcagtttcttccagaaaatgattgcaagcacaaactctttggcattaatatcttcatttattttgcttgcaatgaaaaaaagagaatgaaaaaaaaaaagtcaaatcattgatcattttacacaaaactccaaaaatgggctggacaaaagtattggcaccctcagcctaatacttggtagcacaacctttagacaaaataactgcgaacaaccgcttccggtaaccatcaatgagtttcttacaaggctctgctggaattttagaccattcctctttggcaaactgctccaggtccctgagatgtgaagggggccttctccaaactgccatcaagagatctctccacaggtgttctatgggattcattcccatagaaatgaatggacgtagccgcttccattcatttctatgacagcGTGCTTTCCAAAACGGctctttcgaatagtgtttgctcatctctaccagtaatgaataaacctcctaggacaGAAGAGAAACAGCACAGTGGTGCCAAAACAGCGACAACACAGCATGGAAAGGGAGTGTATCTTTATGCTTCTGACATGTTCTTTGCATGTTTCCGCTCCTAAGGTAGCCGAAAACAGCTGATCACCGTGGGTGCTGAGTATTATACCCACactaatctaatattgatgagacCTATCCTAGGAATatcttctgcctggaaaaccctataaaaataaataaatttcctGACAATCACAGCAGAAACACATGACATTCTTCTTCTCAATATAGTTGGTATACTGAGGTGTAACTGTGAACATATCTCCGGACTGGGTGTGAACAAGGTCAATAAGTGCTAAATGAATAGTAATACTTCTGTTCTTCAAGTTGTGTCACTCAAGTGGTTCTACCTGTTTCTGTTATAGAACCTTGCACCTGTTGTGATGTAAAGTGCGCTGTGGGGTTCTATGCCTATGATGTCATGAGTTTTGTGATGTCATAGCTACTTGTTTTTGAAGTTAAATATCTGAAGGGCAAAAACGAAGCTTGTCAatatttttattgcagtttttttcagttttgtaaTCACTTATAGCCCCTATTTTCCCAcatttaaaggaaatctgtcaggtccaaaatgccttccaaaccaataatagtgctgtgtacgggcctttaagggctagttcacatgtaaattacgtgtggcttattttggtcctgaaaaaaaacgcttcctaattaggaagcgttttttggaccttgccgcgcttattggagctttttttggagtgtttcttttgtgaaaaccgcttcaaaaaatgccaggcgttttcccctcctgtaaagtgaatgggctgcatAAATGCGTCGCGGGTTTTTTAtctgcgcggttttttgcaaaaacaccTGAAAAAggttatgtcgcttcttttttctggtagtggcgaaaaactgctagcagaaaaaaaaagctagcggtctacatagaccactattgtaatgtggcggattttgaggcgaaacccgctgtcaaaatccgcctctttgcccctgtgtgaactagccctacctTTGTGACTGGAAAGAAGTGAAGCAGCGcagagaaaataatttttttttacacatatgcATATCTACTGACTGTGAGGCATTTTTTATGTCTCAGCCTCTTTTTTGCTAAACAAACTTTTTGCTAACATCTTGtattccattaaaggggctctataagcaaAATTGCACAGTCCGACATCATCTTTAGCcatgcctacatcttctttctttttgcagcgatgtcctcgggtcccgtcttccttgtcttcttcttctgatgtcattgcttgtaatctcgCGCAGGCGCAGTGTCAGGGGAACAGTAACAGGGgaacagagcatactgagcatgctcaattcccctgctactgtgccggggcgggattacaagcaatgatgccAGAacaagaagacgaggaagatgggacccgaggacatcgctgcaagaagaaagaagatgtaggtgtGGCTAAAGATGACATTGAACTGTGCATGccagcccagcgtgcacgataaggtatgattatcatatacttttttaggatattattttaaaacggggggttaggttaatataacattagcaatgcctgaatagcctttttaaaggctattcacgcatatgtggggctctatcagcataattttgctgatagagcccctttaaagttatgTGTGATGCCCAAAATTATAATATATTTGTCACTCTTGTAGCCTTACATTTTTCCACTTTACCTTAGACAATATACATCATTAATATAGCATCTTGCGTGCAGTCTCCCCTCTTTCATGTTAAACcattcatcctcccctatttagttttggctcacattcacactggtgcctgttatggCCTCGTGCTTGCTGACTTCTCTTACTGTTAATTCACTTGTATTCTTATccatgacctctggctttccctactgactattcttttggacttcgatttggcactgcattgctcgactgttaccgaaccctggctagctgagctccctttgttgttatttgtcttgtctgcgtattgtgtgtcacatatataggaagggatcgtctccaagttgccgcctattacataggatagggcctggcaataggaagggacagtgggggggcttcagcttagggctcatggtctcttgtgccccttcctccagggttctccagcagctactggggaattgtcttctcagcaattccctaacagaggGGGAGTTATTAGAACACTATTCCCTATGGACGGGACTATTACCTACGGGGGGACTATTACATGAGGGGGGATAACTATGACACTATTACCTATAAAGGCACTATTACTTATGGAGGCACTACTCAAGAGGGGATAATAATGACTCTATTACCTATGGGTGAAGTATTATGTGTAAGGGGGGTTAATTATGACACTATTACCGGAGGGGGGATAATTTTGACACTATTATCTATGGGTGCACTGTTTCCTATGAGGGGACTATTACCTGAAGGGGGATAACTATGACATTATTACCTATCGGGACACTATTAATGAGGGGAATAATTATAGTACTATTACCTATAGATGCACTGTTACTTATAGGTGCGCTGTTACCTATGAGGGGACTATTACCTAAGGGCCTGGGATAACTATGACACTGTTACCTATAGGTGTGCTGTTACCTATGGGGGACTGCCGTATTACCGGAGGGGGGATAATTTTGAGACTACTATCTATGGGTGCACTGTTTCCCATGAGGGGACTATTACCTATGAGGCCCCTTTCCCTTCATCTCTTAGAATAACTGACACAAATAATACTGTGCTATAAAGGCATCACTTAGCTCCAGAGGATGAAAAAAATCGAGCCGCTGCTGTATCATCATCTACCTCTTGGTGTCGCTGCATTCCACAGCACGCCAATTTTTTTTCTGAATGGCTCCACCCCTGTACGTGATACACACGATCTCTTAACAGGCTCCGCCCTTGACGACGCTTTTACCTACTCTGTGCAATGAGATCTCTGGAGACCACGCCCACGTTCCCTATCACAGAGCTGCGGCCAGCACAGGGGGCGGATCTCGGACTGACTGGAGACAGGAGCTTCGCCAATAAGCGCCTACTATTCCGATCACATGACCGCCCTGTCGATCGTCTTACCAGTGGAGAAGAACGTGACGTCACATCAGTCCATCTCTCCACGCCTGTTTCTGGCTGTCACAACATAGTGCGGCCCGCCCACTGCTAATGACACCTGCGACGGCGCCGTAATAACGAGACACCTGAAGAAGGGGAGCGGGAAGCAGGTAACGGGCACCGGCCGGGGGCAGTAGTGTGTATGGTGGATACGTGTGTATGGATATGTCCGCCGTGCAGTCCTCAGTGACACTGATAATATGAATAGTCCATCGTGCTGAGATATAGTTATGGTACAAGCTGCCGTACTACAGGATCTCCACCACGAGTAGCCATTCAGGACACctggttttgctgcatttttactgAAAATAGGGGCATCTGACATATTGTACACAACAGATGACACAGAGTCTACACAACAGGATGGATCTGGGCCATTGTGTCCTATGGAATGATCAATAAGGGGCACCCAACTAGTCCTGCCCCGgattaaggcccggttcacatctgcgtttggtactcCATTCGGCGAGTCTTTATGCGgtacttttctctacgcattATTCGTACGGACCCCATTAGTCTATGGAGTTCGCTTTTTAATATGTATAGTTTTCCGGTTGtggagggggggtccccaagcgaactccccaaacAGTGACCAGGCCTGAGAAAACGATCAATAGTTTTAAGAATGTGGCCCAAACTGATAAACTTGTTGCATGTTTTGTACGCTACATTATCTGATGTTACTTTTAGAGGATGAAGGGGCGGCAGATCTGAAGGACAATGAATGTTGTATGTCATTTTGCCTATGTTACTTTCCCTTGACATTCTGTGGATTGATTTGGTCAAAATTtacacattttaatttttttatgggtTCTTTTTATTCTTAAATGGGCTACCACCTACCAAAGTGGAGATAaagttgatttttttaaaatctgatttcaggTGCCACTATGGATCTCGTCCTGAATGTAGCAGACTATTACTTCTTTACCCCCTATGTGTACCCAGCATCATGGAATGAGGATGACCCCTACCGCCAGTTCATCAGTCTCCTTATGGTCACCAATCTGGGAGCGGTCATCATTTACTTACTCTTTGGTGGTCTCAGTTATTATTTCATGTTTGATCACTCTCTGATGAAACACCCACAGTTTTTGGAGGTGAGAAATCTAATTTTACTGCACTTCAGGTGACCTGGCCGATGTTATGTTGCATCATCTATCTGTAGTTCAGCTTTAAATCAAATACTacaattaataattaattaattctatcttaaagaggacctttcaccatctggggcacatacggtttaatacaccgctagaaagccgacagtgctgaattcagcacactattggcttttccattctgtgccctccggagaagagctatcagtgccggttccgtagctcttcaccgctagaagggcatttctgacagtcagtcagcagtgtctattgcgctgtactgtgagagcggtgaggaacgccccctccttctcctcacagtacttgtccgGGGGTATTCCTCACGACTcggcgtcatcgctgggcggtaagcaacgtcccctctcacagtacagcgcaatagatggtgctgtgaggaagggcattcctgactacggtactggcaccaatagctcttcaccgggggcaagaatgggaaagccaacagtgtgctgaattcagcgcactgtcggctttctagtggtgtattaaaccgcacgtgccccaaatggtgaaaggtcctctttaaagaggacttccAGCGACTCAAGCTATTTCCCTCCCTCCAATGAGCACATTGCCCCCTTTCCTTTTTAACTGGAATAcctacccctttaagctataagCAGACCACCAACCATCACATGACATTTGATGCACTGCTGTCCTCTGGTCTAGTGAAATGTTAATTGGATCTTTGGGTATCAGCGTCTACATACAAGTACAACATACAGCTACTCTATAACTCTAGTATGAAGGGAGAACATTGGAACGAGTGACATATTATGGGCTTTGACCAATGTTGTCTTTTTAGACTGCAGTTGTTGCTGCCCTTGGTTCAATGTGCCTGGCACTGTATTCACTGatctggtttttgttttttttgttgtagaatcAAGTGCGGCGAGAGATAGTCTACTCTCTGAAGTCCATGCCATGGATGAGCATCCCAACTGTTGGCCTGTTCTTTGCTGAAGTTCGAGGATACAGTCGGCTTTATGACAACATTGACAGCTCACCATATGGTAAGAATATTCACACGTGGCCCCATTACTATAGTTTATAAAGCGCTGCAGAGtttgttggtgctatagaaataaaaatgtattattattatcaaaccAAAAAGACCCCTGCCTAGTCATTTATTTTGTACTGCGCTATACAATACATCCCGAGCTGCTGACGGATCTGGTTGttactggaaaccatcagcaagcttgTAATACCAAAAATAATAATCTTTAAGAGCACAAGCATATTCCACAGTCCTTTACAACTTAGCAGTTACATGTACATTACATAATATTTCATGTGCTTTCAACAGTCGCAGCTGAGCACTTGCAATACAATTCCTCCTGACTCGTCCATAGATTTATATGTTGTTTGACCAGATATGTATATGTTTAAAATGGTGAGAGCCGCTGCCAGACACTTCTGGTATTAGCATGTTTCTTGCTCTAAAAAAGGACCTGGCATGTATACAATTTTCATGCCGATCCTCTCATCTAACATTTGCTGAACAAGTCTCATCCTTCCACTTTATACTCATTAAATAATCATGTAGTCTTGCTGAATTTCGTGGGATTGGTGTAACTCAAGTCTGATGTGTGTGCCAGGCTCCTGTAATGCATGGGTTAGTTTTCCCAATATCAGATGACAATTCAATGCCTGGTGTAAATGTGATACTTCCTAGAATACAAATAGCCACAGCAAGCTTTGTGCAGACTCTGAACaagcaggacatgctgggagatTTCAGATCTAAATCTAGCAGGATAGTTTGTgctgctctggagtgtaatacaggctgTAATGCAGGGGAAgtaatgtaataatgtatgtCCTCAATAAGTCTGCTAGCAGAAAAGCAAGTACAGCTCTGGCTGGAAATACAGGCTGTAATTCAGAATCAGTAAATAATCTATTCTATGTACAtggtgctgcatttttttttaaataaaatgctaTATTTGTATATGAGATTTGCATACAGAAGTTTAGATGACAGAACCCTAAATAAATTACAAGTAGTTGTGTTAGGTTTGTGCTTGGTTGAATGGTTTAAATCTGTAGTCAGTGACACCAGTTCTTCTGGTCTTCCCTCGTGTGACTTTTGCATAGTACATCCTTGTGTAATTTAAATCCATCTCATTCAGTTCTGACAATACAATAGGTGTGTTGCCCCTGTCTATCACATGAAGAAAATTACTGTTTGCCCCTAGTGGGATGACGTTTAGTACATTGTAACATTGAAGAGACCAGTTAAATGTAAGATAGTTACATcatgtgaggcctggttcacatcaacattcaggaagtccgcttggggacccgcggaatggaaacttatatgcattagaaagtggttacctaagaaaccacacggaccccatcgactataatgaggtccgtgtgctttctgcatgaaacatgcaggacttttccctcctcATGTTTcagaaacggaaacccgaacgctgatgtgaaccgggcctaattgGGGTCGCACGTCTGAGATAACTTGTCATCTTTCAGCACTGACCTTTATAACATTGAGGAAGATGTTAATGGGCTGTTTGTCATCTCCCCCCCACAGGTTGGTTTGGTGTCTTTCTCAGTATGTTCTCTTTCCTCTTCTTCACGGACATGTGCATCTACTGGATCCATCGCTTCCTCCATCATAAGCTGATATACAAGGTACTGTGCACACACTACATGTGATGCTATAAATAAAAGATAACTATAAGTGCTCACTCACACAACAGGAAGGATTTAACAGGCGTGTGCTAGCCGTTGTATTAGTGACCTCATAGATTTTAATGTACATGTTATTTTAACGTGCAATGCGAATAATCCAAGAAATATTTGTCAAACCAATTTCGCAAATCCTTCGATAGACACATGTCTATGAGGGGTCTGTGAAAACATATTACACTTGGGTGTGCACTTGGCTGTGAAAAAAGTACTTTTTCTCAGCTGAGTGCATGGTACTATCCTTATGAGTATAGCCtgatgctagattcacactagcatttgggtctgcatggggacccgagATCCTgtccgctaaaaaaaaaaatctgttagccgcggaccctatagactacagtcagtttcagtataaaatcttcAGCAGAGTTTCCTATGGTCTCTCATGAGGCTGAAAACCTGTGCAGATCTACTAGGccactgagggtttgttacagtgtatccagGCTAAATAACCTTCTACGAGTTAAACATTAACCACACAATCGTCTTTTCTGTTTGTTACAGTGCATCAGTGAAGGGAAAATGTCTAGAGTCCAGGATTGTGTAGACTAGATAAAATTGTAGCAAACTTTCAGCTGTGAAAAATAATAATGTGCTGAAGCTAAAAAAAACATTGCTGAAAAGACTGCAGCGGcaacagtgtgtttttttttttgttttttttttttttcttccctgcagcgtttttctcagaaagtctgcagagttttcctctgcagactttctgcctctactgtacctatacaaaaaaaaatggaaaccctttcCGCTTAAAAAGAGAAAAgagagcggagagaaaagttctgcttgccggtcttttctctccacctaccgtattttccggactataaggcgcacataaaaacctacgatttcctcagaaatcgtaagtgcggcttatagtccggtgcggcttatatatggatggaagcggcggcaaagactgcgtgccgcttccatacatacataaaaggcaccgtaagggtgcattcacactaccgaacgccggcgtgtatcacagccgtacacgccggcgttacagcagggctgccggacacttcctattcatttctatgggagcaggcatgcgagcgctccccatagaaatgaatggacagacacttcccattcatttctatgggagccggcatgcgagtgctccctatacaaaatgaatggaaaaaagcagtccattcaattctatggggagagctcgcatgccggctcccatagaaatgaatgggaagtgtccggcagccctgctgtcacgccggcctgaaacagaacgtgaaacttacccagcggtgcagggcgggcgggcgggcattcaggcctcctctgcctccgatgttccgtccttctcctcc contains:
- the SC5D gene encoding lathosterol oxidase — its product is MDLVLNVADYYFFTPYVYPASWNEDDPYRQFISLLMVTNLGAVIIYLLFGGLSYYFMFDHSLMKHPQFLENQVRREIVYSLKSMPWMSIPTVGLFFAEVRGYSRLYDNIDSSPYGWFGVFLSMFSFLFFTDMCIYWIHRFLHHKLIYKNVHKPHHVWKVTTPFASHAFHPLDGFLQSLPYHIYPFIFPLHKITYLGLYVFVNIWTVSIHDGDYRVPKALESIINGAAHHTDHHLYFDYNFGQYFTLWDKIGGSYRNPSALEGNGPHDLCRKLEKEKSDNAKKIN